One window from the genome of Dyadobacter sp. CECT 9275 encodes:
- a CDS encoding DUF2975 domain-containing protein, with amino-acid sequence MTKTNNFVFWSLYMVAWIIFVGLSIEAGGLVVNFFFSLFNPEFVQNLYQKLDLTEMYKDNRLAFFIIYSFILSISILKAVLFYIVIRLMHTMDLIKPFNTFVSDQIFKISYYTISIGLFSSIARQMAERLIHSTFFTDSLNQFWTDSQAFILMGAIIYIIATIFKKGVDIQNENDLTV; translated from the coding sequence ATGACCAAAACAAACAACTTCGTATTTTGGAGCCTATATATGGTGGCTTGGATAATATTTGTCGGGTTGTCTATTGAAGCTGGTGGCTTGGTTGTAAATTTCTTTTTCAGTCTGTTCAACCCCGAATTTGTCCAAAATCTTTATCAAAAACTGGACTTAACTGAAATGTATAAAGACAACAGATTGGCCTTTTTTATAATTTATAGCTTTATTCTATCAATTTCAATTTTGAAAGCCGTCTTATTTTATATAGTTATCAGACTAATGCACACAATGGATTTAATAAAACCGTTCAATACTTTTGTTTCTGACCAAATTTTTAAAATTAGCTATTACACTATTTCAATTGGATTATTCAGTTCCATTGCCAGGCAGATGGCTGAAAGGCTAATACATAGCACTTTTTTTACCGACAGCTTGAACCAATTTTGGACAGACAGTCAGGCCTTTATTTTAATGGGAGCTATAATTTATATTATTGCGACTATTTTCAAGAAAGGAGTGGATATTCAAAATGAAAATGATTTAACTGTATAA
- a CDS encoding helix-turn-helix domain-containing protein, with product MAIVVNLDVMMAKRKMSLNELSEKVGLTLSNLSILKTGKAKAIRFSTLETICNVLQCQPGDILEYVSDAQKATNR from the coding sequence GTGGCAATCGTAGTAAATTTGGATGTAATGATGGCCAAGAGAAAGATGTCACTGAACGAACTGTCAGAAAAGGTTGGGCTGACTTTATCGAACCTTTCCATATTAAAAACAGGAAAAGCAAAGGCAATTAGATTTAGCACATTGGAGACAATTTGCAATGTATTGCAATGCCAGCCCGGTGATATTTTGGAATATGTTAGTGATGCACAGAAAGCCACAAATCGCTAA
- a CDS encoding neutral/alkaline non-lysosomal ceramidase N-terminal domain-containing protein, producing MKRLLITATLVLAFLNLRLTSEAVAQQTFRAAFARTNITPLTPQNLLGYDPRMSEGVRDSIYHKVVLLDDGKKKFYLVSSDLGCIATVTYDKAAARLKKEFNINPEDFWWANTHTHSAPEVGSPGVIPLFLGSRYEVKYNQEYAQFIEDKLVEAVATARNRQVPAKLGAGWGYSRANVNRRARGVDNKTFLGENPDAPIDGKIGLLRIESVEGKLMALIANYPIHGTVLSVSDKRISGDVAGEVAQYVEEQTGAPLLFINGALGNVAPRFSISVSNTGKKDGQLRQFRKLLGEPILEANKRILGTTGSVKLSTSGIVIETPRRADIKTWPDDMKNYLRIGANGVALIKMPIQFLGINDDIMIWSAPCELFCEVSNEIRGNSPFPFTFYAGITNGTLGYLPTEEEIKLGGYEPMVSPFSPSAARDLTEGVSQHLDKLSRQK from the coding sequence TTGAAACGACTTCTGATTACTGCTACCCTGGTACTTGCTTTTCTGAATCTGCGTCTGACCTCAGAGGCTGTTGCACAGCAAACTTTCCGCGCTGCTTTCGCCAGGACCAATATTACCCCTTTGACTCCCCAGAATCTGCTGGGGTACGATCCCCGGATGTCTGAGGGAGTGAGAGATAGTATTTATCACAAAGTGGTATTGCTGGACGACGGCAAGAAGAAATTTTATCTGGTCAGTTCTGATCTTGGTTGTATCGCAACGGTGACCTACGACAAAGCCGCTGCCAGGCTTAAAAAGGAATTTAATATCAATCCGGAGGATTTCTGGTGGGCGAATACCCACACCCACTCCGCCCCGGAAGTGGGTTCGCCGGGTGTTATTCCCTTGTTTCTGGGAAGTCGCTACGAAGTAAAATATAACCAGGAGTATGCACAGTTTATAGAAGATAAACTGGTGGAAGCGGTGGCCACGGCGCGTAACAGACAGGTTCCTGCCAAACTGGGTGCGGGCTGGGGGTACTCCCGTGCCAACGTCAACCGTCGCGCCCGCGGGGTTGACAATAAGACCTTTCTGGGAGAAAACCCCGATGCACCTATTGACGGCAAGATAGGCCTTCTGAGGATAGAAAGCGTTGAAGGAAAGCTGATGGCCCTCATTGCCAATTATCCGATACACGGCACGGTACTGAGTGTTTCCGATAAAAGGATCAGTGGGGATGTGGCCGGAGAAGTGGCTCAGTACGTAGAGGAACAAACTGGCGCGCCGCTGCTTTTTATAAACGGAGCGCTGGGAAATGTTGCCCCCCGTTTTTCCATTTCTGTGTCCAATACCGGCAAAAAGGATGGCCAGCTGAGGCAGTTTCGTAAACTGCTGGGAGAACCTATTCTTGAGGCCAATAAAAGGATTTTAGGTACCACCGGATCCGTAAAACTATCCACTTCGGGCATTGTCATTGAAACACCCCGGAGGGCGGATATCAAAACATGGCCCGATGACATGAAAAACTATCTGCGCATTGGTGCCAACGGAGTGGCCCTGATCAAAATGCCGATCCAATTTCTGGGTATCAACGACGATATCATGATATGGAGCGCTCCTTGTGAGCTGTTTTGCGAGGTTTCCAACGAAATTCGCGGCAATTCGCCTTTTCCGTTCACGTTTTATGCAGGAATTACCAATGGTACGCTGGGATACCTGCCCACGGAAGAGGAAATCAAGTTGGGTGGTTATGAGCCAATGGTATCACCGTTTTCGCCGTCGGCGGCAAGGGATCTGACCGAGGGCGTAAGCCAGCACCTGGATAAGTTGTCCCGTCAGAAATAA
- a CDS encoding GNAT family N-acetyltransferase, with protein MKDIEIKRVGLDDVDELQRISKLTFYETFAAENSEENMSQYLENGFSVEKLSAELTDKDAEFYFAVLGSHVVGYLKLNFGQSQTELQDDKSLEIERIYVLKEFQGKSVGQILYNKAIDVARHKNADYVWLGVWEMNPRAIRFYKKNGFVAFDKHIFKLGADEQTDIMMRFKLAE; from the coding sequence ATGAAAGACATTGAAATTAAAAGAGTAGGGCTTGACGATGTTGACGAGCTACAAAGAATTAGTAAACTAACATTTTACGAAACATTTGCAGCTGAAAATTCAGAAGAAAATATGTCTCAATATTTAGAAAATGGATTTTCTGTTGAGAAACTATCTGCTGAACTTACAGACAAAGATGCGGAGTTCTATTTTGCGGTACTCGGCAGCCATGTGGTTGGCTATTTAAAATTGAACTTCGGACAGTCGCAAACAGAATTACAGGATGACAAATCGCTTGAAATTGAACGTATTTATGTTTTGAAGGAGTTTCAGGGAAAAAGTGTTGGGCAAATACTATATAACAAGGCCATTGATGTTGCAAGACATAAGAACGCCGATTATGTTTGGCTTGGCGTTTGGGAAATGAATCCAAGAGCTATCAGATTTTATAAAAAGAATGGTTTCGTTGCGTTTGATAAACATATTTTTAAGCTGGGTGCAGACGAGCAAACGGATATTATGATGAGATTTAAATTAGCAGAATAA
- a CDS encoding HigA family addiction module antitoxin — translation MALFDPAHPGELIRETLDGIREETGQKLTVEQVAQVLGTTRKTLSAIINGKSAVSPDMAIRLGAAFPNTGAEFWLSVQESYDLAQARKRIDPSHIRALWEPKTLQPA, via the coding sequence ATGGCACTATTTGATCCAGCCCATCCGGGCGAACTGATCCGTGAAACGCTTGATGGAATCCGGGAGGAAACAGGACAGAAACTCACCGTCGAGCAGGTAGCGCAGGTTTTAGGGACAACCCGTAAAACTTTGTCAGCTATTATCAACGGGAAATCCGCCGTCTCTCCTGACATGGCCATCCGTTTAGGAGCAGCATTTCCGAACACAGGCGCTGAGTTCTGGTTATCCGTTCAGGAAAGCTACGACCTGGCCCAAGCCAGAAAGCGTATTGATCCCTCACATATCCGGGCTTTATGGGAGCCAAAGACATTGCAACCCGCGTAA
- the arr gene encoding NAD(+)--rifampin ADP-ribosyltransferase, with the protein MGNPLKAEEHYALAASFKDNPSDKGPFYHGTRADLRVGDLLTPGENSNYKPELKMNHIYFTALVNGAGLAAALAKGEGSERVYVVEPTGSFENDPNVTDKKFPGNPTRSYRSQSPLRIIGEVTDWERMDPEELRKWRERLANHKGDIIN; encoded by the coding sequence CTGGGCAACCCTCTCAAGGCTGAGGAGCATTATGCCTTAGCGGCTTCGTTTAAAGATAACCCGTCAGACAAAGGTCCTTTTTATCATGGGACAAGAGCGGACCTTCGGGTGGGGGATTTGCTGACGCCCGGGGAGAATTCTAATTACAAGCCAGAGCTCAAAATGAATCACATCTATTTCACGGCCCTGGTTAATGGGGCAGGACTTGCCGCAGCCCTGGCGAAAGGCGAAGGTTCAGAGCGTGTTTATGTGGTTGAACCAACAGGAAGTTTCGAAAATGATCCCAATGTAACAGACAAAAAGTTTCCGGGAAACCCCACACGCTCCTACCGGTCACAATCGCCGCTGCGGATAATCGGGGAAGTGACAGACTGGGAAAGAATGGATCCGGAAGAACTTCGGAAATGGCGGGAAAGACTGGCTAATCACAAGGGAGATATTATTAACTGA
- a CDS encoding LLM class flavin-dependent oxidoreductase, which yields MKKIGFLSFGHWSSHPAYKTQTASDTLLQSIDLAVAAEEIGLDGAYFRVHHFAAQLASPFPLLAAVGAKTSKIEIGTAVIDMRYENPLYMVEDASAADLISEGRLQLGVSRGSPEQVIDGWRYFGYEPEEGETDADMGRRKALEFLDKLKGIGFAQPNPYPMFPNPPGLLRIEPYSEGLRERIWWGAASNATAVWAAENGMYLQSSTLKYDEGGKPFHVQQAEQIRLYKEAWKKAGHKREPRVSVSRSIFALVNDQDRYFFGQEAVRGDKIGMIEQDKRAIFGRSYAAEPDQLIKELAKDEAIQEADTILLTIPNTLGVDYNVHVLSAILEHVAPGLGWRP from the coding sequence ATGAAGAAAATAGGATTTTTATCATTCGGGCATTGGTCCAGCCATCCGGCTTATAAAACCCAAACAGCCAGCGACACGCTGCTGCAATCTATTGACCTGGCTGTTGCTGCGGAGGAAATCGGTCTGGACGGTGCTTATTTTCGCGTGCATCATTTTGCGGCTCAGCTGGCGTCACCGTTTCCTCTGCTGGCGGCTGTGGGTGCTAAGACAAGCAAAATAGAGATTGGAACTGCGGTGATTGATATGCGTTACGAAAATCCACTGTATATGGTGGAAGATGCCAGTGCAGCCGATTTAATTTCTGAAGGGCGGTTGCAGCTGGGAGTCAGCAGGGGATCTCCGGAACAGGTAATTGACGGCTGGCGCTATTTTGGATATGAACCTGAGGAGGGAGAAACCGACGCCGATATGGGACGCAGAAAGGCATTGGAATTCCTTGATAAGCTCAAAGGTATAGGGTTTGCGCAGCCCAATCCGTACCCGATGTTTCCAAACCCGCCGGGCCTGTTGCGGATTGAACCATACTCGGAAGGACTGCGGGAGCGTATCTGGTGGGGTGCCGCTTCTAATGCTACGGCTGTGTGGGCAGCCGAAAACGGGATGTACCTTCAAAGCTCTACCCTGAAGTACGATGAAGGCGGCAAGCCTTTTCATGTGCAGCAGGCTGAGCAGATCAGGTTGTACAAAGAGGCGTGGAAAAAAGCAGGGCACAAGCGGGAACCAAGGGTGTCTGTGAGCCGATCCATTTTTGCGCTGGTGAACGACCAGGATCGCTATTTCTTCGGGCAGGAGGCTGTCCGGGGAGATAAAATCGGGATGATCGAACAAGATAAACGTGCGATTTTTGGCAGAAGTTATGCTGCGGAACCAGATCAGCTTATCAAAGAACTGGCAAAGGACGAGGCTATACAGGAAGCGGATACCATACTGCTGACCATACCTAATACGCTGGGAGTTGATTACAACGTCCATGTACTGTCAGCGATTCTGGAGCATGTTGCGCCGGGCCTGGGATGGCGTCCATGA
- a CDS encoding AraC family transcriptional regulator, with protein MRTQLYAILPQLQPYVRSICTMECDGEADWSQVRVLPDACVELFLNYTDTPIAMIAGQLYRRSIISCRISRPAEVQMRKGSGCLAICFHPGMAYPFVQMPMYLFKDTTVNFFDIGNNMATELEEKLADLPDHEKRISMVQEFLLAQLKYGRQDLQVTYCLNQVQHSHRAVTVSKLAAETGLSQRQLVRKFQQSVGLSPKEYLGVCRFINSLQYLEKYPCVSLTEVAYLSGYYDQAHFIRDYKHYAGCSPGKVATASHILF; from the coding sequence ATGCGCACTCAATTGTATGCTATTCTTCCTCAGTTGCAGCCTTACGTCAGGTCTATATGTACCATGGAATGTGACGGAGAAGCAGACTGGAGCCAGGTTCGTGTATTACCCGACGCCTGTGTGGAATTGTTTCTGAACTATACCGACACACCGATTGCAATGATTGCCGGGCAACTTTACAGGCGCAGCATAATTTCCTGTCGCATCAGCCGCCCTGCGGAGGTTCAGATGCGTAAAGGTTCTGGCTGTCTCGCTATCTGTTTTCATCCGGGAATGGCATATCCTTTCGTTCAGATGCCTATGTATTTGTTTAAGGATACTACGGTAAACTTTTTTGACATAGGGAATAATATGGCAACGGAATTGGAAGAGAAACTGGCTGACCTCCCGGATCATGAAAAACGGATATCCATGGTACAGGAATTTTTGCTCGCACAATTGAAATACGGGAGACAAGACTTACAGGTGACCTATTGCCTGAATCAGGTACAGCACTCCCACCGTGCCGTTACAGTCAGTAAACTTGCTGCAGAAACCGGCCTCAGCCAACGGCAATTGGTGAGAAAATTTCAGCAGAGCGTCGGCTTATCTCCGAAAGAATATTTGGGCGTTTGCCGTTTCATTAACTCGCTTCAATATCTGGAAAAATATCCCTGTGTTTCGCTGACTGAAGTTGCTTACCTGAGCGGATACTATGATCAGGCACATTTCATACGCGACTATAAGCATTATGCGGGTTGTTCTCCCGGTAAGGTCGCAACCGCAAGCCATATTTTATTTTAA
- a CDS encoding type II toxin-antitoxin system RelE/ParE family toxin, whose amino-acid sequence MIISYRHKGLELYATKGDRSKLQQSHVTKIRLILTRLDAARSPEQMNQVGYAFHSLKGNLEGFYAVKVSGNWRIIFRFEGENAADVDYIDYH is encoded by the coding sequence ATGATTATAAGTTACCGACACAAAGGGTTGGAATTATATGCCACCAAAGGCGACCGCTCGAAGCTCCAGCAAAGCCACGTTACTAAAATACGGTTGATCTTAACCCGTCTCGATGCGGCAAGATCCCCGGAGCAAATGAACCAGGTTGGCTATGCATTTCACTCCCTGAAAGGAAACTTGGAGGGGTTTTATGCAGTAAAAGTGTCGGGAAACTGGCGGATAATCTTCCGATTTGAAGGAGAGAACGCCGCAGACGTTGATTATATTGACTATCACTAA
- a CDS encoding dihydrofolate reductase family protein → MPGSRHAEELLKLKQQGGKKILVDSLSLFPELTVAGLIDEFHIVIHPAIVGSGRKWLDADSQQKLNLKLVDTVTFKSGCVALHYLKQ, encoded by the coding sequence ATGCCGGGCAGCCGCCATGCCGAAGAATTGCTCAAATTGAAACAGCAAGGAGGTAAGAAAATTTTAGTGGACAGTCTAAGCCTGTTCCCGGAACTGACAGTAGCCGGCCTTATTGATGAATTCCATATTGTTATCCATCCCGCGATTGTAGGCAGTGGAAGAAAATGGCTGGATGCCGACAGTCAGCAAAAACTAAACTTAAAGCTGGTTGATACTGTAACTTTTAAATCCGGATGCGTCGCACTTCATTATTTAAAACAGTAA
- a CDS encoding PAS domain S-box protein: MVIQEQLRLESVDSFLQIDFVRREFQEIVELASKLCDKPVALITLLGRDENWIKVRTGVDAEVMPRKTSFCQYAILDNDLMVVEDATKDERFFENELVVNDPNLRFYAGAPLTLGNGQNVGTLCLFDFKPGHLKVIQRETLLTLARQIVYLMELELSQKILKVQLEEIQTKNESLRKIAFIQSHSIRQPLSSIMGLVELVRSGFQTVDAEWIEMIREATRLLDSRIRDIVHETLGQKDIKALRFSKMVEEIEDYAILLLDRNGNIENWNKGAEILKGYKANEIIGKNFSIFYTIEDREDNLPEKLIATAEKIGFAKSEGFRVRKDGSLFWGSILITAIHDDELEVIGFTKVTRLLPLPVT, encoded by the coding sequence ATGGTTATCCAAGAACAACTGCGATTAGAATCAGTCGATTCATTCTTACAAATTGACTTTGTGAGAAGGGAATTCCAGGAGATCGTTGAGCTGGCCTCAAAGTTATGTGATAAACCAGTTGCGTTGATTACCCTTCTTGGTCGAGATGAAAACTGGATTAAGGTAAGAACCGGGGTCGATGCGGAGGTAATGCCACGCAAAACATCCTTCTGCCAGTATGCTATCCTGGATAATGATCTTATGGTTGTCGAAGATGCAACTAAGGATGAACGTTTCTTCGAAAATGAACTTGTTGTAAATGATCCAAATTTACGCTTTTACGCTGGTGCACCATTAACACTTGGCAATGGGCAGAATGTTGGGACTCTTTGCTTATTTGATTTTAAGCCCGGTCATCTGAAGGTAATACAGAGAGAAACATTATTGACGCTGGCTAGGCAGATCGTGTATTTAATGGAATTGGAACTGAGTCAAAAAATTCTTAAAGTACAATTGGAGGAAATCCAGACAAAGAATGAGTCACTTAGGAAAATTGCATTCATACAATCTCATAGCATCCGCCAACCACTATCATCTATCATGGGACTTGTGGAGCTTGTCCGAAGTGGCTTTCAGACAGTAGATGCGGAATGGATTGAGATGATAAGGGAAGCAACCCGTCTTCTGGATAGTCGCATTCGTGATATTGTTCATGAAACACTTGGGCAGAAGGACATTAAAGCGCTCCGTTTCAGCAAAATGGTTGAAGAAATTGAAGATTACGCAATCCTATTGTTAGACCGCAATGGAAATATAGAAAACTGGAACAAAGGTGCAGAAATATTGAAAGGTTATAAAGCAAACGAAATCATTGGAAAGAATTTCAGTATTTTTTATACCATTGAGGATAGAGAAGACAACCTGCCAGAAAAACTTATTGCCACCGCAGAGAAGATTGGCTTTGCAAAAAGTGAAGGTTTTAGGGTTAGAAAGGATGGATCACTTTTCTGGGGTAGTATATTGATTACTGCTATACACGATGATGAATTAGAAGTTATTGGTTTTACCAAGGTTACAAGATTATTACCCCTGCCAGTGACATAA
- a CDS encoding LLM class flavin-dependent oxidoreductase: MAERLVRDIPFSILDLAPITEGNDAGTTFRNSLRLAQRAEELGYKRYWLAEHHNMESVASSATSVLIGYIAGGTTTIRVGSGGIMLPNHAPLVVAEQFGTLASLYPGRIDLGLGRAPGTDQVTARALRRSYMESVQDFPEDVMALQTYFSAENKSSKVRAIPGEGLDIPIWILGSSTDSARLAAHLGLPYAFASHFAPNHFLNAIELYRQHFRPSGYLAQPYVMACVNVIAADTNEEAERLATSFFQLATGIITGRRRALQPPVESMDGLWGEYEEAAVRQMMKYTFIGDREKISGDLTYFQRHTQLDELMITSHIYDPQARIHSYEVLKSVQDHSIAAG, translated from the coding sequence ATGGCAGAAAGACTTGTCCGGGATATACCATTTTCTATTCTTGATCTTGCCCCGATCACCGAAGGAAATGATGCGGGCACTACATTCAGAAACAGCCTTCGGCTGGCGCAACGTGCGGAAGAACTTGGCTATAAACGATACTGGCTCGCCGAGCACCACAATATGGAAAGTGTCGCCAGTTCTGCTACTTCGGTACTGATTGGCTACATTGCAGGCGGTACGACAACCATCCGCGTGGGCAGCGGCGGTATTATGTTACCCAACCACGCACCACTCGTTGTTGCTGAACAGTTCGGTACCCTGGCGTCGCTTTATCCCGGTCGTATTGATCTGGGCCTTGGAAGAGCCCCCGGGACTGACCAGGTTACGGCCCGCGCGCTCAGGCGCAGTTATATGGAGTCTGTACAGGATTTTCCGGAAGATGTAATGGCATTGCAGACCTATTTTTCGGCAGAAAACAAAAGCTCCAAAGTACGTGCTATTCCGGGTGAAGGGCTTGACATACCGATCTGGATACTGGGTTCAAGCACCGATAGTGCCCGACTGGCGGCACATCTGGGCTTACCCTATGCCTTTGCCAGTCATTTCGCCCCCAATCATTTTCTGAATGCAATAGAACTTTACCGGCAGCATTTCAGGCCGTCGGGATATCTGGCGCAACCCTACGTAATGGCTTGTGTGAATGTAATTGCTGCAGATACCAACGAAGAAGCGGAGCGTTTGGCTACCTCTTTCTTTCAGTTGGCTACCGGTATTATTACAGGCAGGCGCCGGGCTCTGCAACCACCCGTGGAAAGCATGGACGGGCTTTGGGGAGAATATGAAGAAGCAGCTGTGAGACAAATGATGAAATACACTTTTATTGGAGACAGGGAGAAAATAAGCGGAGATCTGACTTATTTTCAAAGACATACACAGCTTGACGAGTTGATGATCACCAGCCACATATATGATCCGCAGGCACGTATCCACAGCTATGAAGTTCTAAAAAGCGTGCAGGACCACAGCATTGCCGCAGGTTAA
- a CDS encoding dihydrofolate reductase family protein, producing the protein MRKLILGLAITLDGYIEGPNGEFDWCFTDQDYGLNEFFTGIDAIFIGRKSYEVAQQYAENHPDEVIPGMPALTEYVFSKTLRSVKSGAVLLSEDVMDEARRIKEQPGKDIWLFGGATLTEAMMKEGLVDELWLSVHPILLGGGRPLFGLSDERIPLTLLKTKSYSTGLVSLHYKVNKKED; encoded by the coding sequence ATGCGCAAATTAATTTTAGGCCTCGCGATCACACTGGATGGATACATAGAGGGCCCCAATGGGGAATTTGACTGGTGTTTTACAGATCAGGATTATGGACTGAACGAGTTCTTTACCGGTATAGATGCAATCTTTATCGGTCGTAAAAGTTATGAAGTGGCGCAGCAATATGCCGAAAATCACCCGGATGAGGTGATTCCGGGTATGCCTGCATTGACGGAATATGTTTTTTCCAAAACTTTAAGATCGGTAAAAAGCGGGGCCGTCCTTTTAAGCGAGGATGTGATGGATGAAGCACGCAGAATTAAGGAACAGCCGGGTAAAGACATTTGGTTATTCGGAGGAGCTACACTGACCGAGGCGATGATGAAAGAAGGCCTTGTCGACGAGCTGTGGCTGTCGGTGCATCCCATACTACTGGGAGGGGGCAGGCCACTATTCGGTTTATCAGATGAACGTATCCCGCTTACGCTTTTAAAAACCAAGAGTTATTCTACAGGCCTGGTATCGCTGCATTATAAAGTGAATAAGAAGGAAGACTGA
- a CDS encoding VOC family protein — MRTINLWINFNGNAEEAFTFYKSVFGGEFTKVIRFKELSGPEFQVAESEANKIMYIGLPISKYTVLIANDVPAFMGRVNENENRSKIQVSTESREEADQIFSGLSAGGEVEGPMDDSPWGTYAGMFRDKYGIEWIVEFDPDQGGSI, encoded by the coding sequence ATGAGAACAATCAATCTGTGGATCAACTTCAATGGCAATGCCGAAGAAGCATTCACTTTTTACAAATCAGTTTTCGGCGGTGAGTTTACAAAGGTCATTCGCTTCAAAGAGCTGTCGGGTCCTGAATTTCAGGTGGCCGAAAGCGAAGCGAATAAAATCATGTACATTGGTTTACCGATCAGCAAGTATACTGTATTAATCGCCAACGATGTGCCGGCATTTATGGGACGGGTAAACGAAAACGAAAACCGGTCTAAAATACAGGTAAGCACCGAAAGCCGCGAAGAAGCCGACCAGATATTCAGTGGCTTATCAGCAGGAGGGGAGGTTGAAGGGCCTATGGATGACAGCCCCTGGGGTACTTATGCCGGAATGTTCCGGGACAAATATGGTATCGAGTGGATTGTAGAGTTTGACCCGGATCAGGGCGGATCAATTTAA
- a CDS encoding helix-turn-helix domain-containing protein, translating into MGNWKAFIFLLAFGQGMILSLALIVKGLKASRAGVFMGLILYVLAMELLNAWGMQVHYHSSPDAFPFWIFQSYLILPVSLWFFIQITTHTDYQFKNWNWLLYVPSILEFGISAGWRYYWRYYDKRVPSLLDNPIWFFFTELLPIIGMVVVLVYYLRRLVNLHRQFAQQGMGLSAIRLVRIYSFFTFMVILTLLWICGVVLDWPVFSGVELLITTCLFVLGYTGYANPDFFILPMLPKRSQERSEFSQYNDVAELERLKSAFGHDKIFTQAKLTIDDVAVYLGLPPRYVSYLVNTYCDANFNAFVNHFRVQEVIGKLGNPGEQHKTILALALESGFSSKSSFNQVFRQVTGKSPSQYLPAESKPAKVN; encoded by the coding sequence ATGGGTAATTGGAAGGCATTCATTTTTCTTCTCGCATTCGGCCAGGGCATGATATTAAGTCTGGCGTTGATTGTAAAAGGATTGAAAGCTTCCAGGGCAGGAGTATTTATGGGGCTGATTTTGTATGTGCTGGCCATGGAGCTTCTGAACGCATGGGGGATGCAGGTACACTACCACAGCTCACCGGATGCATTTCCTTTCTGGATTTTTCAAAGTTACCTGATCTTACCGGTCTCGCTGTGGTTTTTTATACAAATAACTACCCATACTGACTATCAATTTAAAAATTGGAACTGGCTGTTGTATGTCCCCTCCATATTGGAGTTTGGCATCTCTGCGGGCTGGAGGTACTATTGGCGCTATTATGACAAACGCGTCCCATCCTTGCTGGATAATCCGATATGGTTTTTCTTCACGGAGCTGTTGCCGATTATTGGAATGGTGGTTGTTCTGGTATACTACCTAAGACGCCTGGTAAATCTTCACCGGCAGTTTGCACAGCAGGGCATGGGATTGTCCGCCATCCGGCTGGTGAGGATTTACAGCTTTTTTACGTTTATGGTCATTTTGACACTACTATGGATCTGTGGGGTGGTCCTTGACTGGCCGGTCTTTTCGGGAGTTGAACTGCTTATCACAACCTGCCTGTTTGTATTAGGCTACACAGGTTATGCAAATCCCGATTTTTTCATATTACCGATGCTCCCCAAGAGGAGTCAGGAACGGTCCGAGTTTTCACAATACAACGATGTTGCTGAATTGGAACGTCTTAAAAGCGCTTTTGGCCATGATAAAATTTTTACACAGGCAAAATTAACCATTGATGACGTGGCCGTTTACCTCGGACTTCCGCCCCGGTATGTCTCTTATCTTGTGAATACCTATTGTGACGCCAATTTTAACGCATTTGTGAATCACTTCAGAGTACAGGAAGTAATTGGCAAGCTCGGTAATCCAGGAGAGCAGCACAAAACGATCCTGGCGCTGGCCCTGGAGTCGGGTTTTAGTTCAAAATCAAGTTTTAATCAGGTGTTCAGGCAGGTTACAGGCAAGTCGCCGTCTCAATATCTGCCGGCAGAAAGTAAGCCCGCAAAGGTAAATTAG